One Littorina saxatilis isolate snail1 linkage group LG12, US_GU_Lsax_2.0, whole genome shotgun sequence genomic region harbors:
- the LOC138982949 gene encoding uncharacterized protein produces the protein MDFSSLDLLASTALRDNNPSQPDTSAATPSHLQLNHDDNVDSDEDDDDEPDGEKDVVSSADSAAVVLNESCNGMGSVKIGKTKKGTGNTNKPVLKSIFVKDGKCVSKKVSNGNPEGSAHSVVLTEAVRTKEELELCCNNNSVPDTFQPTSSTEDTMPVLQAGAHLCNGGHGTEFKSTANSVTVDSDFTNSAAHDGDTAQENVCGDSRLREAGCDSEISSVKDMSSDNAVVESPPDGIVQKHGDNGLPESKVATNPCVSEVSAAACDSQIAEDACSSVVPTDDCDSNVPQDTNTCDSQSSTLVSTVEQPICDRPLHPSSTSAEQSLEAEQSGQVISHDSEGEQPVLSCLSSVDREVAELHASSDPSSTDTTLPISPSTDALTLDEGGVVTDSSSTLRETVAAETNGCDNCDENRAVQAVPLRPLLPSSSSLLSPSSSSLSHPSSLTTAAGREKDPSRDNLDQYFGSSGNNDIDTSTSSLHAMLSPPRPPQTPEADASDTVFMDHCYFSSSDKLALGQSAENTDDSGDAFESADENVSADDIERRPRSLSVDSEYLQYGVPPATNQTDKTSLLSPTLSVDSISNDSSMSEHSSAAGGHFYSILTGGQAAARTAPQQKLATAEGMDSYALSTESSRLTASMLDSTAGVPKCGKFRIGTFGSFSNSHLDLEGDGKKLKIGIPTAEALMKSSDSSPALVSPGSPFPLLQSPGMEWDRSDAGSEAPDDLDSSTTEDKFLSSSHDSETFVSTSSQVWNHPVFHDHDYFCKEVSEKLGKPIAPVKGGKRRNARKKDRFDIEDEKRGKYLKMELLKQDNRFNLAGGGGGNGVARSLASKSLLAESLTSKPNPVGRPRKRLEKQVEEYDSETGTKMKITGKYQDQYVYYYSKTSRNRRRKPDEKMSHGDRIILPPSKPGDIVVPHLTDADCEAIKRGGRGALKGGGGSFNGPNLGGACLSDNGDIMDSSIVNTILSMESDNLATSSIGSPEGEGDLGGIEDNLTTEQVDLLLDCLRDVEVATTSQALDSILTSAESMPMVPPYLDSLAGTTVEEDFLVPGLSLSTASSLPTVSGAVDAPIKSEPGVTEQSSNPFIKQEVIGAPFIKQEVNGSSMKPIVSSSLSGIPSSCPSVEKNLEFLKNPDIKPEFYSVPVSVPSTVASTNFSLVTQSAPLSSEAETPWIVTVTLYWNDIPAIIINNSPYVRLVDIHRQILPAKDTGILKKRCQLMHIQVSNCSEMQRYFLVQYGRAHNSKSTLVITKDEAFRLISYYANPQPRNLRGEEGALLRRSSSYAELQSFMASPVARSQTSSPAPGFAHPRKRGGFRRRNTPTRSRNPSPEAVVAAVTPQGAEQPSPLPAEPASPSKRLRHKKINFLEMLKGEDTTHHASSPVVEGGVLVDDSSSREEGLSVKAAKNNKRRSSKEISEGSPSKRARNSRQHSEEMKKILLGVTAGEQPNEPEISVDGDSPEITADGAKNNKKRSPGSSGVVPLSSTNRSPKSSFGPIKVNVKSLVSAGQSTTGHSTQPRKKNLFGRKTGSTDTAVLDTVEANSTSRRVLRISHQDAEAASPRPDTSPVAEVHLDLYKHSSSPCVRCSTCDQYLSVAAFLKHHHTTENLQGLVSAKRTIVPRNKENISADEQRLWNEFVGLQERLDHSVNAISMGVYPLSPQGASECPESLEAACGKAALPHSHYQQGANHENSGVDGDVPGYDSSMDSSSVCDDAATTADRSVDSPWEPQISVCSPPPFPLPSTHTEIEEKLVGKNAVDIDRKTHPAPKKATSVKKQQAQQPRQDAALLNVRTSSRKRKRKQFYGFENYDFAAGGKKSGRGDGDAQDSVVDVTGTMPEDEAIVNGIDSSSGPLASHVHDSVNE, from the exons AATAATCCGTCACAGCCAGACACCAGTGCGGCCACGCCCTCGCATCTTCAACTCAATCACGACGATAACGTCGACAGtgatgaggatgatgacgaCGAGCCAGATGGGGAAAAGGATGTTGTGTCTTCTGCTGACTCTGCGGCAGTAGTTCTAAACGAGAGCTGCAACGGAATGGGTTCTGTGAAAATCGGCAAAACCAAAAAGGGCACCGGCAACACAAACAAGCCTGTGCTGAAGTCCATCTTTGTGAAGGATGGAAAGTGTGTGTCCAAGAAGGTCTCAAACGGCAACCCGGAAGGGTCGGCACACTCTGTCGTTCTAACAGAGGCAGTGAGGACGAAAGAGGAGTTGGAATTGTGTTGCAATAACAACTCTGTCCCAGACACGTTCCAGCCTACCTCCTCAACAGAGGACACAATGCCAGTGCTGCAGGCTGGAGCCCACCTCTGCAATGGGGGTCATGGCACTGAGTTCAAAAGCACAGCCAACAGTGTCACAGTGGACAGTGATTTTACAAATAGTGCAGCGCATGATGGAGACACAGCACAAGAGAACGTTTGCGGTGATTCCAGACTGAGAGAAGCTGGGTGTGATTCTGAGATAAGTAGTGTTAAAGACATGTCATCAGACAACGCAGTGGTTGAAAGTCCACCTGATGGCATTGTTCAAAAACATGGAGACAACGGGTTACCAGAGTCAAAAGTGGCAACAAACCCATGTGTCTCTGAAGTTTCAGCAGCAGCATGTGATTCTCAGATAGCAGAGGATGCATGTAGCTCGGTTGTCCCAACAGACGATTGTGACTCAAATGTTCCCCAAGACACAAACACTTGTGACTCACAGTCTTCTACGCTGGTTAGCACTGTGGAGCAACCGATTTGTGACAGACCGCTGCACCCCTCATCTACATCTGCAGAACAGTCACTGGAGGCAGAACAGTCAGGGCAAGTGATCAGTCATGACAGTGAGGGAGAGCAACCAGTGCTTTCTTGCTTGTCTTCTGTTGACAGGGAAGTGGCGGAGTTACACGCTTCTTCTGATCCTTCATCGACTGACACAACATTACCCATCTCTCCATCAACAGACGCATTGACTCTTGATGAGGGAGGGGTGGTGACTGACTCCTCATCCACACTCAGAGAGACTGTAGCAGCAGAGACTAATGGATGTGATAACTGTGATGAAAACCGTGCTGTTCAGGCCGTCCCCCTCCGCCCTCTCCTcccttcttcatcctctctgctttctccatcttcttcttctctatCCCATCCTTCCTCTTTGACTACAGCTGCTGGCAGGGAGAAAGATCCCTCCAGAGACAATTTGGACCAATATTTTGGCAGCTCAGGGAACAATGATATCGACACATCCACAAGTAGTTTACACGCCATGTTGTCTCCACCTCGCCCTCCTCAAACGCCTGAAGCAGACGCCTCAGATACTGTGTTTATGGACCATTGCTACTTCAGCAGTTCCGACAAACTGGCCCTAGGACAGAGTGCTGAAAATACCGACGACAGTGGTGATGCGTTTGAGTCAGCAGATGAAAACGTTTCCGCAGATGACATTGAGCGACGACCGCGCAGCTTGTCTGTTGACAGTGAGTACCTGCAGTATGGAGTACCTCCTGCAACCAATCAGACTGACAAAACATCGCTGCTGTCACCAACTTTGTCTGTGGACTCCATCTCTAATGATTCCTCCATGTCGGAACACTCGAGCGCAGCAGGGGGACATTTTTATTCCATCTTGACAGGGGGTCAGGCTGCGGCCAGAACTGCCCCTCAGCAAAAGCTGGCAACAGCAGAGGGCATGGACAGTTACGCCTTGAGCACAGAGAGCAGTCGCCTGACAGCCAGCATGCTGGACAGTACAGCAGGGGTGCCAAAGTGTGGCAAGTTTCGCATTGGAACTTTTGGCTCCTTCAGCAATTCCCACTTGGATCTAGAAGGTGACGGGAAGAAGCTAAAGATTGGAATACCAACAGCAGAAGCTTTGATGAAGTCATCCGATTCTTCACCGGCGTTAGTGTCTCCTGGATCCCCATTCCCGCTGCTGCAGTCCCCGGGAATGGAGTGGGATCGTTCAGACGCTGGTTCAGAGGCGCCAGATGACCTGGACTCTTCTACCACTGAAGACAAATTTCTCAGCAGCAGCCATGATTCCGAGACTTTCGTTTCCACATCAAGCCAGGTGTGGAATCATCCCGTTTTCCATGATCATGATTACTTTTGCAAGGAGGTGTCAGAGAAACTGGGCAAGCCCATCGCTCCTGTCAAAGGTGGTAAACGAAGGAACGCGAGGAAGAAAGACAGGTTTGACATTGAGGATGAGAAGAGGGGCAAGTACCTGAAAATGGAGTTGTTGAAGCAGGACAATCGATTCAATCTGGCTGGAGGTGGTGGCGGTAACGGGGTTGCACGATCGCTTGCAAGTAAGTCTCTCCTTGCTGAGTCGCTCACCTCCAAACCCAACCCAGTGGGTAGACCCAGGAAGCGACTGGAGAAGCAGGTGGAAGAGTACGATTCAGAGACTGGCACCAAGATGAAAATCACAGGGAAGTACCAGGACCAGTATGTGTACTACTACAGCAAGACATCACGAAACCGCCGTCGAAAGCCAGATGAGAAGATGTCCCATGGAGATAGGATCATTCTGCCTCCTTCCAAACCCGGTGACATTGTGGTACCTCACTTGACAGATGCTGACTGTGAGGCCATCAAAAGAGGCGGCAGAGGTGCGttaaaggggggagggggttcttTCAACGGCCCAAACCTTGGCGGCGCCTGTCTCAGCGACAACGGCGACATCATGGACAGCAGCATTGTCAACACAATTTTGAGCATGGAGAGCGACAACCTGGCCACTTCGTCCATCGGGTCGCCCGAAGGAGAAGGAGATTTGGGGGGCATCGAGGACAACCTGACCACAGAACAGGTGGACTTGCTGCTGGACTGTCTGAGGGATGTGGAGGTGGCCACCACTAGCCAGGCTCTGGACAGCATTCTGACTAGCGCTGAGTCTATGCCCATGGTGCCCCCCTACCTGGACAGCCTGGCGGGCACCACAGTGGAGGAAGATTTCCTAGTACCAGGATTATCTCTGTCTACCGCCTCCTCCCTCCCCACTGTATCAGGGGCTGTTGACGCACCGATAAAAAGTGAACCGGGTGTAACTGAACAGTCCTCAAATCCCTTCATCAAACAGGAGGTGATTGGAGCTCCCTTCATCAAACAGGAGGTAAATGGGAGCAGCATGAAGCCCATCGTCAGCAGCAGCCTGTCTGGTATTCCATCCAGCTGCCCTTCAGTGGAAAAGAACCTGGAGTTTTTGAAGAACCCCGACATCAAGCCAGAGTTCTACTCTGTCCCTGTGTCTGTACCGTCTACTGTAGCTAGCACCAACTTTAGCTTGGTAACGCAGAGCGCTCCGTTGTCATCAGAAGCAGAAACGCCGTGGATCGTTACCGTGACACTGTACTGGAACGACATCCCAGCAATCATCATCAACAACTCGCCCTATGTGCGTCTGGTGGATATCCACCGCCAGATTCTGCCCGCCAAGGATACAGGCATCTTGAAAAAGCGGTGCCAGTTGATGCACATCCAGGTCTCAAACTGCTCGGAGATGCAGCGTTACTTTCTGGTGCAGTACGGCCGGGCGCACAACTCAAAGAGCACACTGGTGATCACCAAGGACGAAGCGTTCCGCCTCATCTCCTACTACGCCAACCCTCAGCCTCGAAACCTGCGTGGGGAGGAGGGGGCGCTGCTGAGACGAAGCTCCAGTTATGCAGAACTGCAGTCCTTTATGGCCAGCCCTGTCGCCCGTAGTCAAACCTCGTCTCCTGCACCAGGGTTCGCCCATCCCAGGAAGCGGGGAGGATTCAGACGGAGGAATACACCCACTCGCAGTCGCAA TCCCAGCCCTGAGGCAGTGGTTGCAGCTGTAACGCCCCAGGGTGCAGAGCAACCCTCTCCCCTCCCTGCGGAGCCAGCCTCTCCCTCCAAACGTCTGCGTCACAAGAAGATCAACTTCCTGGAGATGTTGAAGGGAGAGGACACCACGCACCATGCATCCTCACcggtggtggaggggggtgtCCTGGTTGACGATTCATCTTCACGAGAGGAGGGGCTCTCAGTCAAGGCAGCAAAGAATAACAAACGGCGAAGCAGCAAGGAGATTAGTGAAGGGTCCCCGTCCAAGCGGGCCCGCAACAGTCGACAGCACAGCGAGGAGATGAAGAAAATCTTGCTGGGAGTGACAGCAGGCGAACAGCCCAACGAGCCTGAGATTTCAGTGGACGGTGATTCCCCGGAAATTACTGCTGACGGTGCCAAGAATAACAAGAAACGCTCACCTGGCTCTTCCGGAGTGGTGCCTCTGAGCTCGACAAACCGCTCTCCAAAGTCCAGCTTCGGGCCCATTAAGGTCAACGTGAAAAGCTTGGTCAGTGCTGGTCAGTCCACCACAGGGCACAGCACTCAGCCTAGAAAGAAGAACTTGTTTGGCAGGAAAACAGGCAGCACCGACACGGCAGTGTTGGACACTGTGGAGGCTAACTCCACTTCGCGGCGAGTGCTGAGGATATCTCACCAAGATGCTGAAGCAGCCTCCCCTCGGCCAGACACTTCCCCAGTAGCTGAAGTTCACCTGGACCTGTACAAGCATTCATCGTCGCCATGCGTGCGCTGCAGCACCTGTGACCAGTACCTGTCCGTTGCAGCGTTCCTCAAGCACCATCACACCACAGAAAACCTGCAGGGGCTGGTGAGTGCCAAGCGCACAATCGTGCCCAGGAACAAGGAGAACATCTCTGCTGATGAGCAGCGTCTGTGGAACGAGTTTGTGGGACTTCAGGAGCGCTTGGATCATTCTGTGAATGCCATCAGCATGGGGGTCTACCCCCTGTCACCTCAGGGGGCTTCAGAGTGTCCCGAGTCCTTGGAGGCTGCGTGTGGGAAAGCTGCACTACCCCACTCCCATTACCAGCAGGGAGCTAACCATGAGAACAGTGGAGTAGACGGTGACGTACCGGGCTATGATTCGAGTATGGACAGCAGTAGTGTTTGTGATGACGCTGCCACAACAGCAGACCGCTCTGTGGACTCTCCATGGGAGCCGCAGATTTCAGTCTGCTcgccccctcccttccccctcccctcaacacacacagaaatagaaGAGAAATTAGTCGGCAAAAATGCTGTGGACATTGACAGGAAAACTCACCCTGCCCCTAAGAAAGCCACCTCGGTAAAAAAGCAGCAAGCCCAGCAGCCCAGACAGGATGCTGCGCTTTTGAATGTGCGTACCAGCTCACGGAAGCGAAAGCGGAAGCAGTTCTACGGGTTTGAGAACTATGACTTTGCCGCTGGGGGCAAGAAAAGTGGGCGTGGGGATGGAGACGCTCAGGACAGTGTAGTTGATGTTACAGGGACCATGCCGGAAGACGAAGCGATCGTCAATGGCATTGACTCTAGCAGCGGTCCCTTAGCCTCCCATGTGCATGATTCTGTGAATGAGTGA